Proteins from a genomic interval of Crassostrea angulata isolate pt1a10 chromosome 7, ASM2561291v2, whole genome shotgun sequence:
- the LOC128192044 gene encoding tyrosine-protein kinase Tec-like — MGESKKDFMMKRAMNKGTFISASNYKNRWFILDDQFLRYFDGTLDKQNKEKGRVELRKIKAVETVDDFVLDKKSNVFQVVHGSPKSSDILTLYIVATNDAQRQDWVTHLRKAAENAEATFIPKYHKGVWINGSYTCCNQISKNAIGCEVTSTEREFGGVSSALPPPPSIPLPSPEPTPKKVVVAVYNFSPTEDEDLALLQGEEYEILDDSREHWWRAKDKDGRSGYIPSNYVKKKFDLEMFDWYYKNCTRERSEAILREEQREGCFLVRESSAPGMFTLSLLTTENDGQVRHYHIKKNDQGYYYIAEKYAFPSISELVHYHKHNSAGLATRLKSPPTRSGTAAPATAGFSSSKFEIDPLEISIGDQLGAGCFGTVHEGKWRGKRVAVKMMKETAMSDEGFIEEAKTMTQLNHQNLVQLYGIVTKKKPLIIVTELMQYGSLLSYLRRHKARLLVKTATLLDMCSQVCNGMAYLEKRKFIHRDLAARNCLVGQSTVVKVADFGLARYVIDDEYTSSTGTKFPVKWAPPEVLSYTRFSSKSDVWAYGVLMWEIFTGGIMPYDKMKNVEVVDYVCHSRQRLEKPASCPEKIYKVMLQCWQHEADKRPSFSDLLQLLSGLLEQGNYPYIST; from the exons aaacaaaataaagaaaagggCAGGGTTGAGTTACGAAAAATCAAAGCAGTTGAGACTGTAGATGACTTTGTTTTGGATAAGAAATCCAATGTATTTCAG GTAGTCCATGGTTCCCCGAAGAGTAGTGACATATTAACCTTGTATATTGTTGCAACAAATGATGCTCAGAGACAAGACTGGGTCACACATCTCAGGAAAG CTGCTGAAAATGCTGAGGCGACATTTATACCAAAGTATCACAAAGGGGTATGGATTAATGGCAGTTATACTTGCTGTAACCAGATTTCAAAGAATGCCATTGGCTGTGAAGTAACTTCCACAGAGAGAG AGTTTGGTGGTGTTTCCTCAGCCCTTCCCCCACCCCCTTCCATCCCTCTCCCATCACCAGAGCCCACACCCAAGAAGGTGGTGGTAGCAGTTTACAACTTTTCACCCACAGAAGATGAGGACTTGGCACTCTTGCAA GGTGAAGAATATGAGATTTTGGATGACTCTCGAGAACACTGGTGGCGAGCCAAAGACAAGGATGG GAGATCTGGTTATATACCATCAAACTACGTCAAAAAGAAATTTGATCTAGAAATGTTTGA ttgGTATTATAAGAATTGTACACGTGAAAGAAGTGAGGCCATACTAAGAGAGGAACAGAGGGAAGGTTGTTTTCTGGTGCGTGAATCAAGTGCACCCGGCATGTTTACATTATCCCTACTTACAACAGAAAA TGATGGACAAGTTCGTCATTATCATATAAAGAAGAATGACCAAGGATACTATTACATAGCAGAAAAATACGCATTTCCTTCAATATCTGAGCTTGTGCATTATCATAAACACAATTCTGCGG GGCTTGCTACCCGCTTAAAATCTCCGCCCACAAGAAGTGGCACAGCAGCTCCTGCCACGGCAGGCTTTAGTTCTA GTAAATTTGAGATTGACCCATTAGAGATTTCTATTGGAGACCAGCTTGGGGCTGGTTGCTTTGGA ACTGTTCACGAAGGTAAATGGCGTGGCAAACGTGTAGCTGTAAAGATGATGAAAGAAACAGCCATGTCAGATGAGGGTTTTATTGAGGAGGCTAAAACCATGAC ACAATTAAATCACCAGAATTTAGTCCAGCTTTATGGCATTGTAACCAAGAAGAAACCACTTATCATTGTTACAGAACTTATGcaatatg gcTCATTGCTTTCATACTTACGGAGACATAAAGCTCGCTTGTTGGTTAAGACTGCAACTTTACTGGACATGTGTTCACAAGTTTGCAATGGAATGGCTTATCTAGAAAAGAGGAAATTCATACACCGTGACCTGGCTGCCAGAAACTGCCTGGTGGGACAGAGCACAGTAGTCAAAGTGGCAGACTTTGGACTGGCAAG GTATGTGATAGATGATGAATACACCAGTTCAACAGGGACCAAATTTCCTGTCAAATGGGCACCCCCTGAGGTTCTAAGCTACACTCGCTTTAGTAGCAAATCGGATGTATGGGCATATG gTGTTTTGATGTGGGAAATATTTACTGGTGGAATTATGccatatgataaaatgaagaatGTGGAGGTGGTAGATTACGTATGCCATTCTAGACAACGATTAGAAAAGCCAGCTTCTTGTCCGGAGAAAATTTACAAAGTCATGCTTCAATGCTGGcaacat GAAGCAGACAAGAGACCATCATTTAGTGATTTATTACAGCTTTTAAGTGGATTACTTGAACAAGGGAACTATCCATATATTAGTACATAA